Within the Salvia hispanica cultivar TCC Black 2014 chromosome 4, UniMelb_Shisp_WGS_1.0, whole genome shotgun sequence genome, the region ATTAGAAGAAATGCATACCTTGGTCCCCATGGAATGACTGGCAGTTTATCAGCATACTTTATATCTTTTGAAACctgaaattcaaatatataagAATGACGATCATGCAGATACATTTTTATAGAACTACCTTATTGTTACTGGACACACTTGAAGCACATTTGTTGTGCGCTCAAAACAAAGATTGCtcttttaattctttaatctttaatgaagagttgaagaaaaaattgttataaaatgattataCTACAAGAAGAATCAGAAATAAAGAAACGTCAATATCATGCCAGTCAAAAACAATTTCAAACCTTGTTAACATGATGAAGCTTAGTGCTAAGGAATGAAAACTATGAATAATAAGATAAGATACTACCAGTTACTTATGATCTGTAATTTTCTCAGTGTCTAGGTATTATCGAATTGATTCACATTTCCAATCCAATGGAAGGGATATTAATTCACGTTAAATTATTTGCGCTTCTTAcgaaattagtaaaaaaatacaGCCTTCAGAACAGTAATGAACCGATTCATCTTTAACCAAATATAGTCAACGCATCGATGAAAACAGATACCATAAAAAGATCTTGGCATACCTTAAATGAACCGAATGTTTCACCATGCTTCCTTTTCGTCAACTGAGACATCATGATTTTGTCATACGCTTTTTCCAACTACAAATAGTTTGCGAACAACGATAAATACCAAACTTCAGCAACATACAATGCTTAGCAGAGAAACAACaaatccaattttaaaataagagcGTAATTAGTAAGTCATACTTGAGCAGCTGCAGCTTCATCACCTCTCCTCTCGGCATCCTTGAGCTTTTTCTTGTAAGCTGCCTTGACCATATCAAATCCCTCAAGAGGGTTTACACCAAGAACCTACAAAAATTGATGAAGTTGCTCAAACAAACCCATAGCTTTTACTGTGGCGCAGAAATCCCGCTCGGGGTGGTATCGAGAATCACATTCACCAATAACGGTtgaacagaaaataaaaattacaaattaccTCATATGGGTTTACATCGCTGCTTGAACCAGAACTTCCGGCGGCAGAAAATGCCGCGCAAATCAATCCTTTGCAGCTCCGTTGCTGCAATGTAGAAAACCTGAGGAACCAAAACACCCATTTTCATATTGAAAAGAAGAACAATGAGAAGATAAGGAAAAAACAAAGACGATAAAGCTGCAGTCCATAAAATTATCATCAATCACCTAAGAAATGTAGGTTGAAGCGGAACTGAACGGGATTTCAGAAAATGATTAGTGGGCAGAAATTTAGGGGTTTTGGAGCATTGGATTAAGGACAGGGCCATCGATTTTCAGCGGAAACAACAATCAATTGAACAGGATGACATCTGGTTAGGGTTTTGTTGGGTTTTGCGCGTTTGGCAGTGATGATTGGTTTAtgtatttgaataaataaagttaattcGATTTCGAAGACATAACGTTCGCGTGGCCTAATGGATAAGGCGCTCGCCTCCGGAGCGGGAGATTGTGGGTTCGAGTCCCATCGTGAAcgttattaattttttttccccctatgattatttactttttattttacaatctgaaaatatcaaattttatgtagttaCAGGATGTGGATCTCAATCTGAACTTAGTGCAGATCAATCAATCTCTAGTTAATTAGGAGTACTTAAAAAATGCAACAAACAAATACTACTTGCATTTATTTGGACATTCCCAACATGAAATAAACTTATTACACACACAAAGGCTACTATATAAACAACATAACAACTTCAAGTTTATTTGATCAAACATAAGTAAAATTATGTAAGCTAATGTTTCTTCTCTGATATCTTGTAGTGAAATCCATCTGGAAATCTGATGATCGGCGACCGCACAATCTTGCCTCCCTTTACCAATTCCCATCtaaccaaaaaataaagaagcaaTTTGGATTCAAGAtcagaaaactcaaaacatttttatatgttgaaATCATGCTTCTCTTTTCTTACCTGTACTTGGTGACCAAAACATGCAGAAAAGTTGCAATAAGAACTCTACTGTATTCTGCACCAGCACATTGCTTCATACCAGAACCAAATGGCATGAAACACTTTGACACGACGCTCGGTTGAATCTCCTGCATTCATGCTCTAAATAAGTACTGTACTAGCTAGCCCACAATCTTGAAATTTATGTTGACAGAAAAGATCTAACCTTCCATCGCCATGGGTTGAACTTAAGTGGATCCTCAAATTGGTTGGGGTTCAGATGAAGGCCGGCCGTAGCAATCATGATCACCCATCCTTGAGGAATTGTGTATCctatattattcatttatgaacAGTTAGCATAACATGGATATCCATTATTGAGTTATTGTTTATCAGATGAGTCTATATACCGTTTACTGGGATATCTTTGAGAGCGCGACGAAAGAAGCCTGGAGCTATATTCCCCAGCCTGAGAACTTCATTGATCACCTGCAGTGTGAATGTCATTGATTTGTACTCATCCCATGTGAGGCCGGTAGCGTCTGAGTTCTCCCTCTTCTTCAAGATGGCCTCATGCTCGGCCTAATCATGGATGAAGCAAcagattaattaatgaattctCATGAGATAGATTATAAGATGTTATGCAAATGACTCACAGTGAGTTCCTCCAGAACTAAGGGATGATCAGCCAGCAACTTGAATGCTAAAGCCAATGTGGTGGAGACGGAATCAGAAGTGACAAACAAGAGGCCGAACATGAGCTGGACTATGAAGTCGTCGTTGATGAACGAGTCCGTGCTCTTGTCTTGAATGATGTGGTCCAGGAGATCACCGTGGCGCCTCTCTGCATCCGCCAGCCTCTTCGTCACAACCTCCCTCATCATCTCCCTCACCTTCTTGTGGATCTGCCAAAAACCACCAGTTATTGACTTGTACTGATGACTTTGATCATGTTCAAAAACAGAACAGTACCTGCAG harbors:
- the LOC125218473 gene encoding cucurbitadienol 11-hydroxylase-like; its protein translation is METLISSLYSNQVSALVLLAGTLVTIYATHWIYRWRNPKCSNGVLPPGSMGLPLIGETIQLVLPSASLDLPPFIKKRMKKYGPIFKTNVAGRPVIITADPEFNHFLLRQDGKLADTWSMDTFAEVFDQASQSSRKYTRNLTLNHFGVEALKGRLLPQMEAMSTKVLSTWASQDSVEVKSQAVTMSIDFAAGQIFSGDLEDAPLKISDMFRDLVEGLMSFPINIPGTSHHKCLQIHKKVREMMREVVTKRLADAERRHGDLLDHIIQDKSTDSFINDDFIVQLMFGLLFVTSDSVSTTLALAFKLLADHPLVLEELTAEHEAILKKRENSDATGLTWDEYKSMTFTLQVINEVLRLGNIAPGFFRRALKDIPVNGYTIPQGWVIMIATAGLHLNPNQFEDPLKFNPWRWKEIQPSVVSKCFMPFGSGMKQCAGAEYSRVLIATFLHVLVTKYRWELVKGGKIVRSPIIRFPDGFHYKISEKKH
- the LOC125219035 gene encoding uncharacterized protein LOC125219035, translating into MALSLIQCSKTPKFLPTNHFLKSRSVPLQPTFLRFSTLQQRSCKGLICAAFSAAGSSGSSSDVNPYEVLGVNPLEGFDMVKAAYKKKLKDAERRGDEAAAAQLEKAYDKIMMSQLTKRKHGETFGSFKVSKDIKYADKLPVIPWGPRFTKSETKDIQINMAISAVFTAWIFIKRYAEYKPLQFLAFVFVYRIFEKLKAVEPPSSPTFSEEGGEDEGRMLRMGKRLLRSLSLVFGCLAFASLGYTGVLNVIEYAAGFVPVFLYNNQELLVTASSALMLYILASYYR